ATCGAATTTGTCCTGAAACGTCTTATTGATTCCTTCGCAGTGGGTAACGTTATCAAAAACGGAATTCCTGTGGCTATTGTTGGTGAACCTAATGTAGGAAAATCTACTTTGTTAAACGCATTATTGAATGAAGAACGCGCTATTGTATCTGAAATTGCTGGAACAACACGTGATACTATCGAAGACGAATTAGTTATTGGTGGCATTGGCTTCCGTTTTATTGATACAGCTGGAATTCGTGAAACTCAGGATGTAGTAGAAAGCATTGGAATCAAGAAAACATTTGAAAAAATAGAACAAGCCCAAGTGGTTTTATACTTGTTTGATAGTTTAAAATTTAAAGTTCAAAGTTCAGAATACATCATCGAAATTGAAAAAATAAAAAATCAGTTTCCTTTAAAACCATTGGTCGTTGTTATCAATAAACTGGATTTACTAACTGATCAAGAAATTACGACCATTCGCCTAGAACTTGAAACCTTAAACATTAAACTCATTTTCTTGAGTGCTAAAAATAATATAGGTGTTGATGAACTTAAAAATCAGTTACTCTCTTTTATCAATACAGGAGCTTTAAGAAATAATGAAACAATCGTTACTAATACAAGACATTACGATTCTTTACTTAAAGCATTAAATGAAATACAAAATGTAAAATACGGACTAGAAACAAATTTATCTAGCGATTTAATGGCACTTGATATTCGGGAAGCTTTGTACCATTTTGGGACAATTACTGGCCAAGTGACCAATGATGAATTGTTAGGTAATATATTTGCGAATTTCTGTATCGGTAAATAAAATCGCATTATTTAGCAAAATATCACGAAACACACTAAACCCTTTGTAAATCAAGGGCTTTAGTGTATTTTGGTGTTTTCTGAATTGGAAAAAAATCCCTTCTTCTAATACTAAAAAGGGACCCCATTTAAATATAGTCATTTTGAATTTTTGGAATTTAAAAAAGATATAATCATTCAATTCAAATGAAACATGCTTGATATACTTTCTATTATAAGTATACAAAACATGTACTTTCC
The Flavobacterium sp. WC2421 genome window above contains:
- the mnmE gene encoding tRNA uridine-5-carboxymethylaminomethyl(34) synthesis GTPase MnmE yields the protein MLYNDSIVALATPSGAGAIAVIRISGNEAITIGNSVFKSIKNKDLLKQKTHTLHLGHIVDDNKTLDEVLVSIFKGPNSYTGENTIEISCHGSTYIQQQIIQLLLRKGCRMANAGEFTLRAFLNGKLDLSQAEAVADLISSDNEASHQIAMQQMRGGFSNEIAKLREELLNFASLIELELDFAEEDVEFADRTQFHELLNRIEFVLKRLIDSFAVGNVIKNGIPVAIVGEPNVGKSTLLNALLNEERAIVSEIAGTTRDTIEDELVIGGIGFRFIDTAGIRETQDVVESIGIKKTFEKIEQAQVVLYLFDSLKFKVQSSEYIIEIEKIKNQFPLKPLVVVINKLDLLTDQEITTIRLELETLNIKLIFLSAKNNIGVDELKNQLLSFINTGALRNNETIVTNTRHYDSLLKALNEIQNVKYGLETNLSSDLMALDIREALYHFGTITGQVTNDELLGNIFANFCIGK